The following is a genomic window from Argonema galeatum A003/A1.
CATTCACAGCCCTGGCATTAGGGCCATTAAATGAAGCTCCAGCACCTAATGTTTGAAAAATGGTTGAAGGGCCAATTCCCAAAATATGTCCTATTTCATGCAAAGCAACGCTGAAAAAATCAGTACTTCCGCTGGGAATATCGTTAGATGTATTGGGTGTGGGATCGAAGAACCAGTTTGTTGTTGAATTAAATGAGAGAGTACCTACAAAAGGTTGAAATTTAGAGCCATTTAACCTGTTATTGTAGATACTTCCCTCTGTATCAGCACCCTCGACTAATGATGCTGCTAGAGCGTCAGTAGCATCCCCAAATGGAGTAGGGGCTGCCCCAAGGTAAATTCGCAAATCGTCAATATCAGAAGTTAAAGTAACTTCCTGAAATCCTCCTGTTTGAGGGTTTGCTATACTAAACTGGATACCAGCCGGGACATCTTTAAACTCGTTTTGGATGTAGGATTCCCAGACTCCTGCTGCCGCTTCTAAAACAGCTTTTCGTGTCTGGTCAGTAAAGAATCTGTTGGTATCAAAACTGTAGTCAAACTGGATATTGAAACTATTAGTTAATACACCTGGTCTATCTTCATCCTGACCGTACACTATATAGTGTTCAAAGGCAGAAATTGCTCCTGTGTTTACAGCGCCCGCTACATCTGGATTTTGGTTGAGGTAAAGGCTGGTATTGAATAGGGGGCTGGGGTCGCGTCCTTCTTTGGTGCCGTACTGAATAAAATGGTCGTAGCCACTACGAAAAGTGCCATTGTTTACAGCTGTTGCTATATCTGGATATCGGCTGAGGTAATCATTGCTGTTAAATTGAAGAATGGGGTTGCGTCCTTCCCTTGCGCCGTACTCAATGAAATGGTTATAGGCACTCTTAAGGCTACCATTGGCTACAGCGGATGCTATATCTGGGTATTGGCTTAGGTAATAGTTGGTATTGAATATCTGACTGGGATTTCGACCCTCTCTAGCACCAGACTGAATAAAATGATCGTAGCCGCTGCTAATTTGTCCTTTGAGAATCGCCCCATAAACATCGGGGTTATAAAGGCGATAGTAGTTTTCGTCGAAAAAGGTGGTGATAGGAAGGGTCATAAAGAGGGGCTAGGGGTTAGGGAAGTCAAAAGTCAAAAGTCAAAAGTCAAAAGTCAAAAGAAATGGGCTAGGGAAGAGGGAAGAGGGAAGAGGGAAGAGGGGAAGAGGGAAGAGGGGGAGCAATTATCAATTATTATTCATCTTTTGAAGATGATATTCTACTGCCGGAGTAAGAGCGGCTAGTAGTAATAAAAGGGGTGTTAACCAATCTCCCCAACGGACATATAAAGTCTGACTCTGCTGACGATAAATTGTTGCCGCTTGTAGCTCATAAGTGTTAATTCTGGATAACCATTGGGTTCTGCCGTGAGGATCGATAATGGCAGAATAGCCTGTATTTGTAGCTCTTACGGCCCAACGTCCGGTTTCGATCGCTCTCATGATATCCTGGGCGTGATGCTGGGCAGCCATAGATGGCTTGTAATGGGCGTCATTAGAAGCGCTGAGGATAAATTCGCCGCCCTTTGCCGCTTGACGCTGGAAAAGCTTAGAAAAGGCAGAATCGTAGCATATCCCGACCATAGCGCGACCAAAGGGCGTTTCAAACACTTGAGTTGGTTTACCCCGAACTAAATGGGCGTCCAAAGGGGAAAGCTTGTCAATCAGGCTTCCCAAATATTGCTCAAAGGGAATGTACTCGCCTAAAGGTACTAACTTTACTTTATCGTAGCGGCTGAAAATCTTGCCGGTGCCGGTGACGGTAAACAAGCTATTTGTAAGATGGCGACCTTGCTGTCCAAAACCTCCTACCCAAGCAACTACGCCTTTTTCCAGAACTGCTGAGTAGAAGGAACGCGGAATCTGATTTGGATCTGTCCACACGAAAGGCAAAGCGGTTTCTGGTATTAAAACTGCATCAACTCCTTGGTCAGCTAAGGTGCGATAACCTGTGGTGTAGCCTTCAATGGCGCGATACCACCCGGCTGAATTGAATTTGATTTTGTTGGGAATATTGCCCTGAATTATGCCGACTTTTAATGCTGTTTCTGGTGGCTGATTTAGAGGACGATTATACAGTGCAAAACCTATAAGGTGTAAACCTGCTAAGATGCTAGCTGGGATAAGCAACTTGCTCAAAAGTCGGTTATGAAAAATTCTTTGTTCTTTCCCAATGACTAATGACCAATGACTAATGACCAATTCAGCAATTATGCCATTTACAGCTACAATTGCAGCTGTGACGGTGCTGGGGCCGGAAATTTGACCGAGGTGTAAAATGGCTAGATTGTGAGGACTTTGAGTGTAGGAGAGGGAAGTCCACCACAGGGAACCGGAACTCCACAAACCTTCTAAACCGCACCACAAAGCTGTGCCAATGAGAACGCGAACTAAACTATTTTGGATTTTGGATTTTGGATTTTGGATTAAATCAAAAATTGCTTTCGTGCCTATTCCCCAAAGGGTGACTAATGCAGATCCCCAAAGGGTGATGAATGTCCAGCAGAAGATGGTAATTAATAAACTCGGCCACCAGGGAACTCCTAGCCAGTCCATTGGGTGAATTCCGGTAATCCAAAACCCTGCTACGCCATGATAACCAATTCCCCATAATAAAGGATGAAGTATTAAGGAGAAAGGAGGAAAGATTTTTTTTGATTTTTGATTTGTAACTACTGCAATCCATAAGGGAATTAAGGCAATCCATGCGAGGGGCCAAAGGTTTAATGGTGCGGTTGTGATTCCCATTAAGATGCCGCCTAGCAGGGAGAAACTTAAGCGTAAATTGATTTTAATATTCATTCATTTAACAATTACTTTTAGCATTATATTCTTTGCCAAAAACCAGTGTTCTTTGATTTTAGTTATTTTTTTTAATAATGGACTGTTCCTGGGTATTTTGCTCTGATTTGTTGCCATTGTTCATTCGCGCTCGTTCTAAAAAGTAGGTTTTGTGGGTGTTCATTGTTCATTCGACATCTCCAGAAATTAAAGGTGCTAACCCTTGAACCCTTGTAGAGACGTTGCATGCAACGTCTCTACATTCTATGAAAGGAGATGTCTAATGAACGATGAACTTAGTTATTCTTCTTCTTCTCCTACTTCTCCTCCTTCTTCGCCGTTGGTGGGGGGGACTAGGGCGACGGCTGCGATCGCATCATCTTCATCCAAACGCTGCACGCGCACTCCCGTTGCCATGCGCGATTGCGGTGAAATCGCATTCACAGTCTGACGGATGATAATGCCTCGGCTGGTGACGATCATAAATTCATCATCTTGATTGACAATGTGCAGTGCAGCCAGTCGATCGGAGGTTTTGCGGAACTTGGTAGCGAGTAAACCCATACCCGCCCGATTTTGGAGGCGGAACTGAGACACTGGCACCCGCTTGCCGTATCCTCCTGTGGTAATTACCAGCGCCCAAGGGCCATTCATTTCCGGTTTGAGATTGGTGATTTCAGATTCAACTTTGTCTTCTTTGTCTTCTTCAATTTGCAATTCCAAATCTTCAATCTGCAATTCCTCACTGGAATCTGGAGCCGAATCTGGATTGTCTTCTATGTTGGCAATCACCGATCCCGGCAAAACGTCCATGCTAATGAGTTGATCGCCTTCCCTGAGAGACATCGATCTGACGCCTCGCGTGGCTCTACCCAAAGAACGCAATTGATCGTGGTTGGATCTAAAGTGAATTGCCATACCCAGACGCGACCCAATGATAATGCTATCTTCTGCACGAGCGCGTCGCACCCATCGCAGCTGATCTCCTTCTTCCAGGGAAATGGCGATTAATCCATTGGCTCTAATATTGCTAAAAGCTGCCAGTTCTGTTTTTTTGATATAACCGCCGCTGGTTAGCATTACTAGGTATTCATCGCTGGTAAATTCTGCGACTGGTACGATCGAGGTGATTTTCTCATCTCGCGGAATTGGCAGCATTTGGACGATCGGCACGCCGCGTGCGGTGCGAGATGCCGTAGGAATTTGATAGGCTCTCAGGCAGTAGACGACGCCGCGATCGCTAAAAAACAGCACGCTGTCGTGGTCGCAACAAGTTAAAAAGTGTTTTACGCCGTCATCTTCTTTCATGCGGTTAGCCGATTTGCCGCGAGTTCCCCGACTTTGGGCTTCAAAGGTGTTGATCGGCATCCGCTTAATGTAACCCTGTTCGGTTAGCAAAATCAGCGCTTTTTCGTTGGCGATCAAATCGGTGTCTTCGATTTCACCTTCTGCGTGTTCGATCGCCGTCCGCCTGGGGGTGGCAAAGGTGGTTTTTAGCTGAGTCGCTTCGGTTTCAATGATTTCCAGAATCCGCTCGCGCCGTGCCAAAATGTCTTTTAAATCGACAATTTGCACTTGTAATGCGTCGTGTTCCTGCCGGATTTTCTCAGCTTCTAAAGCTGTCAATCGCCGCAATTGCATTTGCAGAATTGCATCTGCTTGCGCCTCGGAAAGTCCATAGCTTTCGATCATTTCCAGACGGGCTGTGGGGGCGTCAGCCGCGTGGCGGATCAGTTCGATGATGCGATCGAGGTTTGATAAAGCAATCAGTAACCCTTGCAGCAGGTGGTCTCTCTCTTCTGCTTTCCGCAGTTCGTACTGAGTGCGACGGGTGACGCATTCAATGCGGAAATCGAGGAAGACGCTGAGGAATTTCTTGAGACTCAGCAATTGGGGCTCGCTATTGACTAGGGCGAGCATATTTGCCCCAAAGTTTGCCTGCAAGGGCGTTTGTTTGTAGAGGTTGTTGAGAACGACGCGGGGATAAGCATCTCGCTTTAGTTCGATGACGATTCGCATTCCGTCGCGATCGCTCTCATCCCGGATATCGGCAATTCCTTCTAACCGCTTGTCGTTGACCATTTCGGCGATTTTTTCAATCAAAGCCGCCTTATTGGTTTGGTAAGGCAACTCGGTAATAATAATCGCTTCCCGATCTGGACGACCTCGATGCTCGATCGTTTCAATTCTGGCTACACCCCTCATGGTGATGGAACCGCGTCCGGTGGTGTAGGCTTCTTTGATTCCAGATGTTCCCAATATT
Proteins encoded in this region:
- the gyrA gene encoding DNA gyrase subunit A, whose translation is MTISQERIIPTDLGDEMSRSYLEYAMSVIVGRALPDARDGLKPVHRRILYAMHELGLMPDRPFRKCARVVGEVLGKYHPHGDTAVYDALVRMAQDFSMRSPLINGHGNFGSVDNDPPAAMRYTECRLQSLTSEAMLRDIEAETVNFGDNFDGSQQEPLVLPARVPQLLLNGSSGIAVGMATNIPPHNLGELIDGLVALIHDPELTDIQLMRYIPGPDFPTGGQILGTSGIKEAYTTGRGSITMRGVARIETIEHRGRPDREAIIITELPYQTNKAALIEKIAEMVNDKRLEGIADIRDESDRDGMRIVIELKRDAYPRVVLNNLYKQTPLQANFGANMLALVNSEPQLLSLKKFLSVFLDFRIECVTRRTQYELRKAEERDHLLQGLLIALSNLDRIIELIRHAADAPTARLEMIESYGLSEAQADAILQMQLRRLTALEAEKIRQEHDALQVQIVDLKDILARRERILEIIETEATQLKTTFATPRRTAIEHAEGEIEDTDLIANEKALILLTEQGYIKRMPINTFEAQSRGTRGKSANRMKEDDGVKHFLTCCDHDSVLFFSDRGVVYCLRAYQIPTASRTARGVPIVQMLPIPRDEKITSIVPVAEFTSDEYLVMLTSGGYIKKTELAAFSNIRANGLIAISLEEGDQLRWVRRARAEDSIIIGSRLGMAIHFRSNHDQLRSLGRATRGVRSMSLREGDQLISMDVLPGSVIANIEDNPDSAPDSSEELQIEDLELQIEEDKEDKVESEITNLKPEMNGPWALVITTGGYGKRVPVSQFRLQNRAGMGLLATKFRKTSDRLAALHIVNQDDEFMIVTSRGIIIRQTVNAISPQSRMATGVRVQRLDEDDAIAAVALVPPTNGEEGGEVGEEEE
- the lnt gene encoding apolipoprotein N-acyltransferase, yielding MNIKINLRLSFSLLGGILMGITTAPLNLWPLAWIALIPLWIAVVTNQKSKKIFPPFSLILHPLLWGIGYHGVAGFWITGIHPMDWLGVPWWPSLLITIFCWTFITLWGSALVTLWGIGTKAIFDLIQNPKSKIQNSLVRVLIGTALWCGLEGLWSSGSLWWTSLSYTQSPHNLAILHLGQISGPSTVTAAIVAVNGIIAELVISHWSLVIGKEQRIFHNRLLSKLLIPASILAGLHLIGFALYNRPLNQPPETALKVGIIQGNIPNKIKFNSAGWYRAIEGYTTGYRTLADQGVDAVLIPETALPFVWTDPNQIPRSFYSAVLEKGVVAWVGGFGQQGRHLTNSLFTVTGTGKIFSRYDKVKLVPLGEYIPFEQYLGSLIDKLSPLDAHLVRGKPTQVFETPFGRAMVGICYDSAFSKLFQRQAAKGGEFILSASNDAHYKPSMAAQHHAQDIMRAIETGRWAVRATNTGYSAIIDPHGRTQWLSRINTYELQAATIYRQQSQTLYVRWGDWLTPLLLLLAALTPAVEYHLQKMNNN